The following nucleotide sequence is from Devosia salina.
AGTGTTCATAGCATTATGCAGGAGTTCGTCGACGGGGGTTGGGCGGCTCGGAACACGCGGATGTCTAACGGCATGAGAAAAGGTCTGCATCTACAGCCACGGTTCCTTACCGAACGGGATTACTACGACGACGATGGCGACCTGATGGATGACGTGTTGCATCGGGAGTTCTTTTTTCCCCGCGGGGTCGGGTACTCGTGCGGAACCCTTGCGCAGTTGCCGCAGGGCGATCTGTTGTGCCTCAGCTTTGAACGCGACCGCAGTGCGGGACACGCTGACTATGAGGTAGTGGAAAGACTGAATGCCCTACGGCCGCATCTGGTCCGCTCCGCGACGATTGCCTCCCGACTCGGTTTCGAACGCGTACGCACGGCTGTCGATACGCTCAATCACATGGGCTATGCTGCTGCAGCGATTTCTGGGGCAGGAAGGATGCTGCTCTGCAACCAGGCGCTCGATCACGTCAACGAGCTATGGACGACCGCTGGGGGGGAGCGGTTCGTGCTTTTTGATAAGACGGCGCACGAACAGCTGTACGCAACACTGGGGCATATCAGTGGCTCCGCGGGCGTTCGCTCTATCCCCTTGCGGGGCGCAACTGGCACTGTTCGACACGTGCTTCACGTCGTACCGGTGCGACGGTCGGCGCAGGACATATTTTCTGGGTCGGCAGCGATCCTGGTGTTTACCGCAGCGGTGACCAAGGAGGGAAATCCGGCCTTGCTCCAAGTACTTTTCGACCTGACGCCGGCGGAAGCAGAAGTGGCCTATAGGCTTTCCAACGGAAACAAAATCGACAGGATCGCCACGATCTCCGGAAAGAGCCGGAATACCGTTCGCAACCAGGTCGCCGCGATCATGGACAAGACTGGTTGTGGTAGACAGGCGGAGCTAGTCGCTCTATTGGCGCGGCTAGGTGCGGCAATGTTCTAAAGGTGAGGTAAGAGCCCGTCTGGTTTACGTTGCCGCGGCCGTCAAAGAGCTGGCTCGGTACATTCGCCGGTGGCCCAAAGCTCTTTGCCTCAGTTGGCAGGGTCGCGCTAGCCAGATTCCCGTCTCTCCCAGCACCATAGGCAGCAGCGCCGTTGACGGAAGGAGCAGCAGATAGGTCCGTCCCAGTCCCAGCAGGGCCGTTCGCCTGGCATCGCTGATCGCCTGGAAGTAGTTAACCAGCATCACCTGCGGCCCCGTCAGGCAATAGGCCGCAGTCATCAGCGGCAGGATGCGGGCCACGATCGCCATCACCTCCGGATCATCGGTGAACAGCGCGTCCCACTGGTCACGGAACAGCCAGGCCGCCGACTGCACGGCGAGGCCGAAGACGAAGGCTGCGATCCCGGAGGACGCGCATGCGGACTACACCGCGGTGCTCGCCACGAGGGGCTACTTCGCGGTGGCGGCCGAGGAGACGCGTATGCTGCCAGCCAATCTCGCAGCAATGGCGCAGCTGCCCTGTCATCTTGGTGACCTGCCACTTACAGTTGTCAGCCGCGGCCGCGTTGATGGGCCGCCGGGTGCAACGCCCGCCGATCTGAATGCACTCGAACAGGCATGGGGCGATCTGGAGGGCGACCTTGCGGGGCTGTCGGGCGTCAGCCGGCAGATCGTGGCGGAAGATGCCGGCCACTATGTGCAGTTGGACCATCCTGATGTGGTGGTCGAGCAAGTCCGGATGTTGTTGGGATTGCTGTAAGAACGAAAGGGCGTCCATGAGACGCCTTCTCGGCACGTCAGCGCACGTTGCTTATCGCCGAGCGTTTAAGGTCTGATCCACTGATAGAGCACATCTGGCGCCTTGGCCTCATTGCCAAGGCCGTCTGTCGCTTCGATTGGCACAAAGCCGTGCCGTTCATAGAATTGCCTGGCAGGCGCGTTCTGCTGAAATGTCCAAAGCCTGAGCGATCGAGATTTCACCTTCGCAATCTCGAGCAGGACCTTCCCAATTCCCATGCCCTGCCATTCGGGAAGGATATACAATTGCTCGATCCATTCTCCGGCAAAGGCGATAAACCCGACCAGCTGACCAGTGAACGCCCCCCACATTTCGCTTTCGCGGAAAAGGTGGGTTCGGAAGTATTCCAGGTCTTCCTCCGGGGTATGCAGGCCCGCCAATGACGGCAGACGGTCATCAAAGGAACGTCGAAGCACCTTTGCCGCGGCGTCCATGTCGTCGAATGTGAGCTGCCTGGTATTGGTTTTCACGACATCCTCGTTGAGAGCTTGCCGCACCCCGCGGGCACTCCGAAGGCGGGAGAAGGCGTCGAGACGCACGGCGTACTGAATGGGCGCGGTGTCAATCGATCGCTGACGACTGCACTCAGATCGATCTATATACCATGCACCTGTGGTAGGCGGATGGCATCACGTCCCGGCGCATGGTCGGGAAAACAACAAACGCCCCCGCCCTCTCTGACAGTTGTGCTGCGCTGCTCTCTTGAACAGTCTTAACCCGATAACTTGGCTGAGGCGAACTATCCGGGAGAAACCAGCCCAATGAACAGTATTGAATTTAATTGATCACGGATTACAGACCGGGAGTCGCCGGACCCCATGGGTAACCCACTTTTTGGTATCTCGCCGCTCGAGGAGGTTGTCCGCCGCCTCCGGCACAGTGCCCATCGCCTGGCCACCCACTTCGTCCGTGTCGGTTGCCAGGTCGCCTTCAGTGGCCTCCACCATCTCAGAACCACCCTGCTCCGGACGCTCCTCTTTCGTGAATCGAGCGGCGCGTTACCGATCGGCAGGTTCCGACCCCATTTCGACTACTGGCCGGTCTCTGCGTTTGAGACCGCTTTGGGCCCAAACCGAATCCTGCTGCACACAGGAGTTACCGGCTTAAGGGGCCGGGCCAATGCCCAGTCTCCGCTGACCAGGGTATGTACCCATCGGGCTCGATAAATCGGCCGTCGTCGGTTCCGGCGAGCGCAACAGCCTAAGTCGCTGGGGCCGGTTTGCAGTGGATGCCGATGCCCTGTGAGGTCTCGGGCATGAGCTGGTCGAGGGTGAGCCACGAAACGTCTCAAACCCTCGTTCTCTAGGAGCTCCTGCCCGAGGAACCACAATCGCCACGAAACGTTTTCGACTGGTTGGAAGGGAGGAACGCAATGGCGGTAAGACCATATTGGAGGGGCTACCTGAAGCTTTCCTTAGTGACCTGCGCGGTGACCCTATCCCCAGCAACTTCAGAAGGCGGGAAAGTTCGCTTCCACACTCTCAATCGGAAAACCGGAGATCGCATCAGAACGCGCTACATCGACTCCAGCTCCGAGAAGATTGTCGATGATGATGATCAGGCAAAGGCCTACGCAATGGGCGAAGACGATTATGTGATCCTGGAAGAAGAGGATCTGGATTCGGTTCAACTGGAGAGCGCCCGAACTATCGACATCGATGAATTCGTAGAGACGGACACGATCGAATGGGTCTACTTCGATAGCCCGTATTTCGTGGTGCCTGCCGACGAAGTCGGAGAGGAGGCCTTCACCGTTATTCGCGAGGCAATGGCCCAGAGCAATGTGGTGGGCGTTTCCCGTCTGGTCCTCGGCAATCGCGAGCGCGCAGTGATGCTCCAGCCATGGGACACTGGCATCATTTTGTGGACGCTGCGTTTCGGTGACGAAGTCCGCGACGAAGACGAATATTGGGAAAAGGTCGACGACGAAAAGGTCGACAAGAAGATGCTCTCGATGGTGGAGCAGCTGATCGAAGAACGCACGACGGCGTGGTCAGACGCCATGGTGAAGGATCCTGTTCAGGACCGCCTGAAGGAGATTATCAGGGCCAAAGCCAAGCCAAGCAAAAAGGCCAAGCCCAAACAGCCTGCGGCGGATGAAGAAGAGTCCTCGAGCAATGTGATTGACCTGATGGCTGCGCTGAAGAAAAGCCTCGAAGGCAAGCCAGAAACGACTAAGCGGTCACGACGCTAACTCGCTTTCTTTTGGGGGGCCTCACGTTTTGAGTTGCTAGCCTTCTTTGTCGGCGCTTTCTTGCCGGCCGCCTTGTTCCCTCCAGCGCTCATGCGCAGCGCCTCAAGCAAATTATTGGATTTTGTCGGTTCGGGGCGCTTAAGCGGTACGACTTTTCGCCCTTCAATCTTGGCGCGAACGAGCTCGGCAAGAGCTTCCTCATACCGATCATCGAACTTTGCCGGGTCAAATTTGCCCGCCTTCGTCGACAAGATGTGCTTAGCGAGGTCGAGCATTTCGGCTTCGATTTTGTGATTTCCAATATTTTTGAACGCTTGTTTGGATGACCTGACCTCGTAGTCAAAGTTCAGGGTTGTGGCGATCAGACCCTTGCGGTGAGCACGGATGAGGACCGGACGCAGGCGGCGGAACAGCACCGTGTGGGCAATAGCTGCCGCCTTCTGCTTCCTCAACGCCTCGCGGATCAGGGTAAAGCTCTCCTCTGCGGCATCGTGGGCCGGCAGCAGGTAATATGGCCGATCAAAGAACGTGGTTTCGATCTGGCTGCATGTGAGGAAGTTTCCGACCTTTAGTACCTTGTCGCTGTCCGGGACTGCAGCTGCGATTTCATCTGGTTCCAGCTCTACATATTGGCCGGGGCTGGTCTCGTACCCCTTCATCTGGTCTTCTTTGTCGACTGGCTTTTCAGTCTTTTCGTCGACATAGATGCGCTTCAAGCGGTGTCCGGTTTTCCGGTTGATCATGTGAAGTGAGATACGTTCAGAAGTGGTGGCCGCCGTATACATTTTGACAGGGCACACCAACTCGGCAATCCTGATCACTCCGCTCCATACGGCACGTACTGCCATTGCATCCTCCACGTCTAGTTCAAGAACGAAAAGGGAGACGTGACGTTCCCTTGTCCTCGACCACTTGGCGGCGATAGAGACTGACGGGTGACGCAACGAGGCTGTCATGCACTGTTCGGTCCAGTTGCCGATGGAAAGCGCTTCTCACGTGCAACCTCTACGGCCACACCAGCAACCGCTCCACGATCGCAGCAACAGTGCGAGACATCAGCGCATTCAATCCGGCCTCGACAATCTTGAGCCTCAGCCAGTAATCTTTCCGGACTACCCCGCACCAATCGTCAGAAACACGCCGGGCGGTTGTGAACTGGCGAAAGTGCGTTGGGGCCTCTGACGCCTCCTGCAAATTGACCGATGATGGTAACCCACTAGTTGACGAGCTTCAGACTCATGCGCAGTCGCGACGGGTGGTGGCGCCTGCTCCGCGATGCTGATCCACCACCATGGGCCACAACGCCCGGACCTTACTTATGGTGCGACGGCGGCGGAGATGGGTGATTGTGTGCCGAATCTGACAAGGAGCAAACGCGTCAGTCTACGCACGCAACAATGTTGGGCTGGTTGCACCACATGCCGCGCTTCGGCGGACGCCGGAACCAAAAGTATACATGGAGGCAGGGAAGAGATGGGATCGCGAGGTCTAGTGCCCCAGGATCAGGATGGCAGCAGGGACAATTGGCAGGAGATCGCATCTGCTCCGGATGATCGCGACGTCGACCTTTCCGTCATCGATGAGAAGGGCACTCATAAAGTCGCATTTCCCTGTCGTCGCACCACGGCCGGGTGGAAAAACTCCCTCACCGGCCAAGAGCTGCACCAACTGATGCCATCTCATTGGAGGGACTGGCGCGGTTCGCTATAGCCAGACGCCCGGCCGACTGGGTTACAAGGTGGACCTAGCCAACCTTCTTGCCCAATGCTTGCGGAATGCACAATCCAATAAGACGTTCAGGAGTCAAAGGTCTGGACAACAAATACCCCTGCAGTTCTCCGCACCCGAGATTCTCCAGCATGACACGCTGTTCTTGTGTTTCTACACCCTCGGCAGTCACCTTCATCCGCATTGCCCTGGCGAGATCGATGATCGATTTGACGATACCGTCGATCTCATCGTCCCGCCCCAATTGAGAGACGAAGGACTTGTCTATCTTAAGCTTGTCCACCCCATAGGTGCGCAAATAGCTGATGGAAGAATAGCCGGTGCCGAAGTCGTCCAATGCCACACGGATGCCGCTGGCGCGTAGGTGCCGCAGGGTCTGCTGCACATGCTCGGAGTTTTGAAGCAGGAGGCCCTCGGTAATCTCCAGTTCCAGCCGCCGGGGTGATAATCCCACTTCATCGAGAACATTTAATACACTTGCGGCGAAGTCCTGGTTCTGGAACTGGACCGGTGAGACGTTGACAGCCACCCAGGGGACCTCGGAGGCTCGAACATATTCGGCCGCCCGCCGCAATACCCATAGCCCAAGTTGATTGATCAGTCCACGTTCCTCGGCGAGGCTAATGAAAGCGTCGGGCGGCATACGACCTTTGGTTGGGTGGTTCCAGCGAACAAGCGCCTCACAGCCGAGCAGTGCCCCACTCCTGGCTTCGAAGATGGGTTGATAAACCAGCTCCAGCCCCTCGCTCGCGTTTAGCGCGTGGCGCAGCTCATGCTCCAGCGCACGCCGCTGCTGCACCGCTTGATCCAGCTCACCAGCGTACACCTCATAGCGGGCCCGCCCGCTCGTCTTGGCTTCGTATAGGGCAACGTCCGCCTGCCTGACCAGATCGACAGCGTCCTGCTTGGCGTCGCTCGAGTACACGATGCCCACGCTGCCGGAGATGCTCACCTCTTGCCC
It contains:
- a CDS encoding Ku protein, whose amino-acid sequence is MAVRPYWRGYLKLSLVTCAVTLSPATSEGGKVRFHTLNRKTGDRIRTRYIDSSSEKIVDDDDQAKAYAMGEDDYVILEEEDLDSVQLESARTIDIDEFVETDTIEWVYFDSPYFVVPADEVGEEAFTVIREAMAQSNVVGVSRLVLGNRERAVMLQPWDTGIILWTLRFGDEVRDEDEYWEKVDDEKVDKKMLSMVEQLIEERTTAWSDAMVKDPVQDRLKEIIRAKAKPSKKAKPKQPAADEEESSSNVIDLMAALKKSLEGKPETTKRSRR
- a CDS encoding MATE family efflux transporter, coding for MAAFVFGLAVQSAAWLFRDQWDALFTDDPEVMAIVARILPLMTAAYCLTGPQVMLVNYFQAISDARRTALLGLGRTYLLLLPSTALLPMVLGETGIWLARPCQLRQRALGHRRMYRASSLTAAAT
- a CDS encoding GNAT family N-acetyltransferase; the protein is MDAAAKVLRRSFDDRLPSLAGLHTPEEDLEYFRTHLFRESEMWGAFTGQLVGFIAFAGEWIEQLYILPEWQGMGIGKVLLEIAKVKSRSLRLWTFQQNAPARQFYERHGFVPIEATDGLGNEAKAPDVLYQWIRP
- a CDS encoding helix-turn-helix transcriptional regulator, whose amino-acid sequence is MSVDDFDRLEDLAYEAALVPELWPTALSRLAEYGEARGGVLFSVDDVAARWTASESVHSIMQEFVDGGWAARNTRMSNGMRKGLHLQPRFLTERDYYDDDGDLMDDVLHREFFFPRGVGYSCGTLAQLPQGDLLCLSFERDRSAGHADYEVVERLNALRPHLVRSATIASRLGFERVRTAVDTLNHMGYAAAAISGAGRMLLCNQALDHVNELWTTAGGERFVLFDKTAHEQLYATLGHISGSAGVRSIPLRGATGTVRHVLHVVPVRRSAQDIFSGSAAILVFTAAVTKEGNPALLQVLFDLTPAEAEVAYRLSNGNKIDRIATISGKSRNTVRNQVAAIMDKTGCGRQAELVALLARLGAAMF
- a CDS encoding Ku protein, translating into MAVRAVWSGVIRIAELVCPVKMYTAATTSERISLHMINRKTGHRLKRIYVDEKTEKPVDKEDQMKGYETSPGQYVELEPDEIAAAVPDSDKVLKVGNFLTCSQIETTFFDRPYYLLPAHDAAEESFTLIREALRKQKAAAIAHTVLFRRLRPVLIRAHRKGLIATTLNFDYEVRSSKQAFKNIGNHKIEAEMLDLAKHILSTKAGKFDPAKFDDRYEEALAELVRAKIEGRKVVPLKRPEPTKSNNLLEALRMSAGGNKAAGKKAPTKKASNSKREAPQKKAS